From the Daucus carota subsp. sativus chromosome 8, DH1 v3.0, whole genome shotgun sequence genome, one window contains:
- the LOC108198242 gene encoding uncharacterized protein LOC108198242, which translates to MDFGDKDTHRMLMLYIHDHMRKNNMHEAAKIFAEEANLELNPVIDAPQGFLAEWWEVFWNKYFSIYSNIPGCEEISRDASTLDTSFVLPSPGFSEGMTAGTMLQNISPRTMSQHIVGNTSHCKGKDIVMEPSSSILVPTAGIERPWFENSMPNVFSTSHQQQQASTQSSLLLAWVASNQNFEGRSSTQMEPTLQVPGLNSDQSTGSRNPSAGAFDFFKYYFRD; encoded by the exons ATGGATTTTGGGGATAAAGATACTCATAGAAT gCTGATGCTATACATTCACGATCATATGAGAAAAAATAACATGCACGAGGCTGCTAAGATATTTGCAGAAGAGGCAAATCTTGAGCTAAACCCGG tgATCGATGCTCCTCAAGGCTTTCTAGCTGAATGGTGGGAAGTGTTTTGGAACAAATACTTCTCCATCTATTCCAACATCCCAGGATGTGAG GAAATTTCGAGGGATGCCTCGACACTGGATACGTCCTTTGTACTGCCAAGTCCTGGATTCTCTGAAGGAATGACTGCAGGGACCATGCTACAAAACATCTCTCCCAGGACCATGAGCCAGCATATAGTTGGCAATACTTCTCATTGCAAGGGAAAGGATATCGTAATGGAACCTAGTTCTTCTATATTGGTGCCAACTGCTGGGATAGAAAGACCATGGTTCGAAAACTCAATGCCTAATGTATTCAGTACCAG CCACCAACAGCAACAAGCTTCTACCCAGTCCTCATTGCTGCTTGCATGG GTTGCTAGCAATCAAAATTTTGAGGGAAGATCTAGTACCCAGATGGAGCCAACTCTGCAAGTACCAGGTCTAAATTCTGATCAGTCAACAGGGTCAAGAAATCCCAGTGCTGGTGCATTTGATTTTTTCAAATACTATTTTCGCGATTAA